A window of the Bacteriovorax sp. PP10 genome harbors these coding sequences:
- a CDS encoding M16 family metallopeptidase, which produces MQYEMSTLQNKLKTLFVHSPGSTAGTVQIWFRAGSALEKKDHEGIAHFLEHMFFKGTETRPGAKIAHEVETFGGEINAFTSFDYTCYYINTPNIKLADSINILLDMVSNPLFKQEDLIPERNVVFEEYRRSIDSPSQFAFAKLQNSAFSGAYAHQILGREDTIKNFTREQLHFFRKNFYNLSNALLIVAGDLTDKTPIVNTIEGYKLPSGPESTFPDFELKKSATVDVHQKEVGMATLTMVIKSPTYSEKEAASEDLAINCLGFGETSRLYDSLVLDKSLANVASASTMFMAKGGAHFIRLVFPHKNMTELLKKFLVTITEAIENGLSSEEIAKIKNQYLSSKIYEMESIESFAFSLGHSYAQNGDIKCEEEFIERIKGTSSNAVNQSLKKIFSKDVHISMQLPKEADAKKAKKELEAFQKKMKALKTNLTGESKTKHKIEKSKYDQQVQLITIKPGVSLIYRQNKMTPTFVLQAYLRGGITEETAKNNGAYHLLSSMLTKGHNKISYDKIKKALEEKSSSISGFSGKNAYGLLMHGLSDNFQDLFPHFEGAFTSPDMPAKFLTHEKQLAQRALVNQKEDPVKQCFKEVQRLFFGTHPYALSPIGTEKTLKAITQKSLIDTHKKNLKTKEIVLTYCGDADLPEVLGTLKVLFDKLPTRKSQKLNFKKYTSTVGVERFIKFDREQTQIFYGIPCGKMGTPENLYLKMLTTHLSGQSSELFVEVRDRQGLCYSAQPVHFAAIEGGYFGIYMASGFDKVNPAIAAIKDIIERIKKEGLPEEDFDRIKNMIKGQNLINVQTNEDFASVYSVPVLQAQGLNYYHEGNKEIENLSYSVFQKNIKTVLSKKWNTVVVGRSN; this is translated from the coding sequence AAAAACTCTTTTTGTTCATTCTCCAGGCTCAACGGCCGGAACTGTACAAATTTGGTTTCGCGCAGGTAGTGCTCTTGAGAAAAAAGATCACGAAGGTATTGCTCACTTTTTAGAACACATGTTCTTTAAGGGAACAGAAACAAGACCGGGAGCAAAAATCGCTCACGAAGTAGAAACTTTTGGTGGTGAAATTAATGCATTCACATCATTTGATTACACTTGTTACTACATCAACACTCCAAACATAAAGCTTGCTGATTCAATCAACATTCTTTTAGACATGGTTTCAAATCCACTTTTTAAACAAGAAGATCTAATTCCTGAGCGAAATGTAGTTTTCGAAGAGTACAGAAGATCTATTGATAGCCCGAGCCAGTTCGCTTTTGCTAAACTTCAAAACTCAGCTTTCAGCGGAGCTTACGCTCACCAGATCCTAGGTCGCGAAGACACAATTAAAAACTTCACGCGCGAACAACTCCATTTCTTCAGAAAAAATTTCTACAACCTTTCAAATGCACTTTTAATCGTTGCTGGTGATTTAACTGATAAAACTCCAATTGTTAATACAATTGAAGGCTACAAACTTCCATCAGGGCCTGAAAGTACATTTCCAGATTTCGAACTAAAAAAATCTGCAACTGTAGACGTTCACCAAAAAGAAGTTGGGATGGCCACTTTAACTATGGTTATCAAGTCTCCTACTTATTCTGAAAAAGAAGCTGCTAGTGAAGATCTTGCAATCAACTGTCTTGGCTTCGGTGAAACTTCAAGGTTATATGATTCACTTGTTCTGGATAAATCTCTGGCAAACGTGGCCTCAGCATCAACAATGTTTATGGCAAAAGGTGGAGCTCACTTTATCCGCTTAGTATTCCCTCACAAAAACATGACAGAACTTCTTAAAAAGTTCTTAGTTACAATTACTGAAGCAATCGAGAATGGATTGAGCTCAGAAGAAATCGCTAAAATTAAAAACCAGTACCTTTCGTCTAAAATTTACGAAATGGAGTCTATTGAGTCTTTCGCATTCTCACTAGGTCACAGCTACGCTCAAAACGGTGACATCAAGTGTGAAGAAGAATTCATCGAAAGAATCAAAGGAACTTCTTCAAATGCTGTTAACCAATCTTTAAAGAAAATTTTCTCTAAAGACGTTCACATCAGCATGCAGCTACCAAAAGAAGCTGATGCTAAAAAAGCGAAGAAGGAACTAGAAGCTTTCCAAAAGAAAATGAAAGCTCTAAAAACAAATCTGACTGGTGAATCAAAAACTAAGCACAAGATTGAAAAATCTAAATACGATCAGCAGGTTCAATTAATTACAATTAAGCCAGGTGTTTCGTTAATTTATCGTCAGAATAAAATGACTCCGACTTTCGTTCTTCAGGCCTACCTTCGCGGTGGTATTACTGAAGAAACAGCTAAAAATAACGGTGCTTACCATTTACTAAGCTCAATGCTTACAAAAGGTCACAATAAAATTAGCTACGATAAAATCAAAAAGGCCCTTGAAGAAAAATCATCAAGCATCTCTGGATTCTCTGGAAAAAATGCTTATGGTCTTTTAATGCACGGATTAAGTGACAACTTCCAGGATCTATTCCCACACTTCGAAGGAGCTTTCACTTCTCCAGACATGCCAGCAAAATTCTTAACTCATGAAAAACAACTTGCTCAAAGAGCTCTTGTTAATCAAAAAGAAGATCCTGTTAAGCAATGCTTTAAAGAAGTTCAAAGATTATTCTTCGGGACTCACCCATACGCTCTAAGCCCAATTGGAACAGAGAAGACTTTAAAAGCGATTACTCAGAAATCTCTTATTGATACTCATAAGAAGAACCTGAAAACGAAAGAAATCGTTCTTACTTATTGTGGTGATGCTGATCTTCCTGAAGTCTTGGGAACTCTAAAAGTTCTTTTTGATAAACTTCCAACAAGAAAATCGCAAAAGCTAAACTTCAAAAAATATACATCAACTGTTGGTGTAGAGAGATTCATTAAGTTCGACCGTGAACAAACTCAGATCTTCTACGGAATTCCGTGTGGAAAAATGGGAACACCAGAGAACCTTTACTTAAAGATGTTAACGACTCACCTTTCAGGACAGTCGTCAGAACTCTTTGTTGAAGTACGTGACCGCCAAGGTCTATGTTACTCAGCTCAGCCAGTTCACTTCGCTGCCATTGAAGGTGGATACTTCGGGATCTACATGGCCTCAGGATTTGATAAAGTAAATCCAGCGATCGCTGCCATTAAGGACATCATTGAAAGAATTAAAAAAGAAGGATTACCAGAAGAAGACTTCGATAGAATTAAAAATATGATCAAAGGACAAAACCTGATCAATGTTCAAACTAACGAAGATTTCGCAAGTGTTTACTCTGTACCAGTCCTTCAGGCCCAAGGTCTGAACTACTACCACGAAGGAAACAAAGAAATTGAAAACCTAAGCTACTCTGTTTTCCAAAAGAACATCAAGACTGTTCTGTCTAAAAAATGGAATACTGTTGTTGTAGGTCGATCAAACTAA